ATAATTCGTGTAACAGTTTGATTATAAAATTTTCTTTATCAATAATATCTAAACTGTTGTCCAATAAAGATTTAAAGTTAAAAAAAACTAGGGCAAAGGCTTGATTACTGTTATTGTTGTCTATAAATAGACCGTATAAGTTGTTGTTACCTATAAGATCTATTCTGCACGGATTCAGTTCACTGTATTCAACTTTTTCGGTCTGTACAAAAAGGCAGTCTAGGTCAGGTCTATAAATTGTCCCTTGCTCCAATATTAGTAATTGGTTGATTATTTCACTTTTATATATGTTTTCACCATATACATCATCATTATCACCAAAAAACGAAAATATATCTGCATTGTTCATGTACTTTTCCTCCTTGTATGAGATTGTGTTTATGTCCAAGGTTCAAACTCTTTTTACTCTATCACAAACTTAAAAAGTAAAAAAGCAGACCGTAATGGTCTGCTTATGTTTTGATACTGATCTTAATCTTCTTTTACAAACCAAAGTTTTGGATTTGTTAAACAAAGCCATAAACATTTTGTATAGTACAAGGTGATAGTTTTTAAATATTTTCTAGCTACTTTTTTTAGAAAGATAGACAAAATTTCCCTGAGCCACATTTCGGTTAGTAAGACTGGTACCAATTTTACATTATGCAAATCTTTTGGTAGGTCAAGTTGAAATCCGACTACCATGTCTGGAAAAGGTATGTGGTTGCAAGTTATTACTTCAAGACAACAACTAACCCTTTTGTATTTAAAAGACCAGCCAACTATAAAAACTTCAATTCCTTTTATACTTCGGTTTGGGTCACCTGATCTAACATAGCTAGCAAATGGTTTAAAAGGACCAAATTTATGATATTTTTTTACGAATTTGTAAAAGTGATCCCAAAGAGGACCTTCTTCCGCTATTACTGGTAATTTTTTTTCGTATACTATCGGTAAATGTTTTGTCTCCATTGGGACACCTCCTTGTTTTGGTTGAAAATAGTGCTTCCAAAAACTAATACTAGCATTATATTTGAGTGTAAGCAAAAAGATAGATTTAGTGGTTAGTTTAAGGTTGGTTGAAGTTTAACGTTGTGTTATGAGAAAATTCCCCTAGTATCTAAACACTTCACCATTGTATAATTCAAAGATATTTTAAAAATAAATTTATTTACTTCATGAAAATTATTGGCGGTTTCTTTTTAAGGGTGTTTGGTGCATTGATCTTCACAGGTCTTATTTTTATATTGTATGGTTGGCAGCAAGTGGCTTTGGCGGCGTCACTTAGTGATCTTGGTCCCCAGACAGTTGAGTCTACTCCTTTAAGTCAAGGGACTCTTTTTGTAGCACCAGACGGAAGTGGTACTAATTGTACAGAAGTGTCTCCGTGTAGTATTTGGACGGCAAACGGCAAGGTTGTGCCGGGTGACGTGGTTTTTTTGCGGGGAGGGACTTACGCTTTAGATAAAAAAGTAAATATGTACCACACAGCTACGGCTGCTAATCCAATAGTATTTGAAAGTTACCCGGGAGAGTGGGCGGTGTTTGACGGTGGTCAGAACGAAAAAGGGTTGAAAGTTTTTTTACAGCTAACTGGAAAACATATTCAGCTACGTAAGTTTGAAGTCAAAAACATGCCGGTCCAAGGTATCTGGATTGGTGGTACAGATAACTTACTTGACGGTATACATGTGCACCATAATGCTTTGAGTGGTATTCAGGTCTATAGCCCCTACGATCAGTATCCATATGATGCCTATGGTTCTCGAAATGTTATTCGCAACTGTACTTCTCATGACAACTCTGACGCTGGGCTAACTTCATCCGGCTTTGGTGATGGAAATAATGCTGATGGTGTAGCAATCTCTTCTGGTGAAGGTAATAGAGTTGAGCATTGTTTGGTCTACCATAACTCCGATGATGGTATCGACGCCTGGCGGTCAACTAATACTTATTTTGGTTACAATATTGTTCATTCCAATGGTTATGCTAGCGGTAATGGTAATGGTATAAAGGCTGGGTCATCACAAGGACAAAGTTTTGGTACTATTGTGGAGCATAACTTGTCATACTCAAATGCTGGATATGGTGGCATTATCCATAATGGAGGAGTAGACCAGACATATATTAATAATACGACTTGGAATAACGCAACTTACGGCCTGGTTTTATCAAAGGAGGTAACAGCTCTTAATAACGTAACCACAGACCCGCTTGGTCCAAGTAATCCAAAATACGCAGACAACAACTCTTGGCAACGCACCGGTACGGTGGAATTTATCAGTACCAACCCAAGCTCTTCGAGTTTCCTAAAACCAATAGCCGGTGGAGGTTTTGAAGATATTGGGGCTTATGCTGGAGTATCGAGTGGTGGGACAACAGTGTCTCTATCAGATCTGGTAGTGGAAAGTTTGTCGTACGACGAAAGTACTGGAAAGTTTACCGCAGTAGTAAAAAATCAAGGGGCGGCCGCTACACCAAGTAATAAGAGTATAGGAGTAGCCTTCTTGGTAGATGATATTGAAAAGGTCCAAGGGCAAACCTCTGGCCCGTTGGCTGTAGGAGCATCAGTGAGTATTGTTAGTGGTAGTGTTTATACAGTATCAGAAGGCTCACATACATTAACTGCCAAAGTTGATAGCAATGGTAATATTTCTGAGTCTAATGAATCTAACAATAATTTTAGTCAAGACATTACAATTGCCGGTTCGTCTTCAAATATCTCTGTTGGTACAATAGATGGCATCGGTCCACAACCCATCACCCCAACTCCTCTTAGCCAAGGTACTATCTTCGTTGCACCAAATGGTACTGGAGCTGCCTGTACTGACGCCAATCCTTGTGACATCTGGACTGCTATTGACAAAGCTGTAGCTGGAGATGTCGTTTTCCTTAAAGGTGGTACTTACCAAGTAACTAAGAACATTTACCTCAATAATATTGGTACTGCTTCCAATCCGGTGATCTATGAGAGCTATCCAGGACAAAAAGCGGTGTTTGATGGAGCTAGTCTGCTAAGAGGAAGCTGGACTCAATTATTAATCACGGGTAAATATATACACTTACGCAATATAGAGGTAAAAGGAATGCCTAGATCTGGTATTGAGATTAACGGTACTGATAATATCGTTGATGGTATACACTCTCATCATAATACTCTGTCTGGTATCAGTATATACAGTTCTCCTAATGGTGATGATAAGCCTAATGCTGGTTCCAGGAATATTATGCGTAATTGTATTGCGCACGATAACTCCGATGCTGGTTTAACTGGTAGTGGTTATAATGACGGTAATAATGCTGACGGTTTGAAGGTTCATAGTGGTTTTGATAATAGGGTTGAAAATTGTCTGGTCTACAACAATTCTGATGATGGTATTGATACTTGGGTGTCGGTGGGAACTTATGTTGGTTATAGTATCTTCTATTCTAATGGTTTAGCGGCAGGTGATGGTAACGGCATCAAAGCTGGAGGTATCAAAGCTGGCACTACTGTTCAGGGTAGAAACGCTTACATCGATCACAACATATCTTATTCTAATCGGAGTAGAGGTTTGGATACAAACCAAGGAAAAAATGTTACTTTCATCAATAACACCACTTGGAATAACGCTGCTAGAGGAACTTTTGCTGGTGATACTACAATGAAAAATAACATATCTACCGACACTAAAATTTGGTCAGTTGATGCTGGTATTCAAGTAAACAACTCTTGGCAACGCACCGGTACGGTGGAATTTATCAGTACCAACCCAAGCTCTTCGAGTTTCCTAAAACCAACAGCCGGTGGAGGTTTTGAAGATATTGGGGCTTATGCTTCTATGGTTTCGTCGAATTCGTCCAGTAACGGCAGTAACACACAAGGGACAAGTTTAATTAATAACACTACTTCTAATACGACTAACTCATTGTCGTCTGGTGGTGGTTCTGGTTCTTCTAATACAGCAAATTCAAGTAATGACAATTTATCTAATACTTCAACGGGAGATAGTGTTGCACCGACTGAATCTCCAATTACCACCAATAGTCTTAATAATTCAGTGATGGCAAGTACCCAGCCGATTTTAACTACCAAGATGGGTATTGGTTCAAGAGGATCAGAGGTCAAACTACTCCAACAATTGTTGAACAGAGATCCTGTCACTCAAGTGGCTGCTTACGGTGACGGCTCCAAGGGTAATGAAACTGATTTTTACGGAACATTAACCGCGGAAGCAGTTGGAAAGTTTCAAATTAAATATGGAGTATTGCAAAGCAGAAACGAAGAAGGTTATGGAAATGTCGGTCCTCTTACACTAGCAAAGCTCAATGCGGTGTTTTCAACTCCGAGCCCTTCCGCTGAGCTTGTTGGACAAGCTTTACTTATGCAGCAGATAAATGACTTACTAAATCAGGTGCGATATTTGCAGTCATTATTGGCCCAGAAAATGAACGGCAATATCGGGACTGTGTTTACTAGGAATTTAGCTTACGGATCAGAAGGTGAGGATGTTCGTCGGTTGCAAATAAAACTAAATACAGATTTGGAAACCCAAGTTTCGCTGACTGGTGATGGGGCACCTGGATTGGAGACGACTTTCTTTGGTAAGGGTACTGAGGCGGCGGTTAAACGCTTTCAAGAAAAGTACAACATTATTAATTACGGAACACCAGAGACCACCGGTTACGGAGCCTTTGGTCCGGCCACTAGAGTAATGATGGAGAGCTTGTATTAGGATTTGCCCAAAAAAGTTAAAGGTAGGAATTGAAACCGTACCCGAAGTCGAGTGCGGTTTTATGTTTGTTAAAGAATATCTTCTTTGACTATTAGTCCGTCTTCCATTCTTACTATCCGATTACAGTGCTTGGTATACTCTTCTTCGTGAGTGACCATAACTATAGTTTGACCTTGTTTATTTAAAAGACCCAATAGGTCAATGATGGCGGCACCGGAAACCGAGTCAAGATTAGCGGTCGGTTCGTCGGCAAAAATAATTTTAGGATTACCAACAATCGCTCTAGCGATGGCTACACGTTGTTGTTCACCACCGGATAATTGAGAGGGAAGATTCTCATCTTTCCCTTCAAGATCGACGGCGCTCAGCATATCGGAAGCCCTGTCTCGAGATTCGTCCCAGTCATTACCTTTCATTAGAAGGGGGAGCATAACATTCTCAATCGCGCTTAAGTCGGGTGCCAAGGCATAATCTTGGAAGATATAGCCAAGAGTATTAAGGCGGAATTCTGTTTGGTCACTTTCTGGTAGTTGACTGACATCAACGTTGTCGATAATGATGGTACCTTCGGTGGGATGATCAAGGACGGATAGCTGATACATAAGAGTGGACTTACCAGCCCCGGATTTACCCATGATGGCAATGAATTCACCTTCAGATACAGTAAAATCGACTCCTTTAAGTACATGGGTTGAGACATCGCCGGTAGTAAAAGTTCTATGAATGTTTTTTGCTTTTATTAGTTTCATAATATTTTTATTTTCTACCTAGGATAGAGTTAAGAGTGTTTTGTCTAGTGATCAGCCAGGCAGGTAAAAAGCCAGCAATCAAGGTGGTGAAGAAGAGAGTGACGAATTTATAAAAAGTGAGAACCGGATCAGCTACTAAGATACCTTCACTGAAAGGGAATTGTATCGGGTTGATCTCAAAATATGGGATTAGTACACCATAAGTTAGTAGGGCACCTAAAGCCGATCCAATTAAAGCGTAAAAAGCAGCTTGTAGAACATAAGCAATTTCAATTGCCCGCTCGCTAATACCTATACCTTTTAAGATACCAATATTACGGCGCCTTGATAAAGCGTTTATAAAAATGATTATGAAGATGGTAATGGAGGCAACTACTAAGCCAATTGAGCCGATAAAGTTACCGAGCAAATTAAAGGTCTTTTTTATATCAGCAATAAATTTTGGTGTTCCTTCTTCAAAGGTTTGGATTTTAGCGTATTCATCCAAGCCGCTTCTGACCAGTGCTTCTTTCACGTTAGAATTTTTAGTTGGGTCAGCGATTTTGACGGCTATCAAATCAGCGTTCTGGTCAATTCGTCCAAATAGTCTTCGAAACTCTCTTTCGGAAATATAGGTGTTTAAGTTTACGTCGTCGACTTTAGATTGCAAAATTCCTTTGACGGTAAATTCTTTCGATATGTCACCAGCCGTTAGTCTGACACTATCACCAGGGTGAACGTCTTCAATAGTTTCAAAAATGTCACCGTACAACTCAGCGTACTGACTTAGATAATAGGCGCCAATCAAAATCATACCTTCTTCGTTTGGGCTAAGATATTCTCCCTCCACGACAAATTCACTTAAATCTGATGTTTGATTTTCGGTTATGGGATCTACGCCGGATACTTTGACATTGGTTACATCAGCATCTCCTTTTAAATCCCTTCTTTCTTTGTAGTTGGCTTCCAATTCACCGACACCAAGGTAGCGAACAGATCTAGTGGTAACTTCTGGGTATGTATCGAGTTCACGGACTATGGCTTGGGTGTTTACTATATGATCTTCATCACTTTTGGCTGAGACAATTAAGTCACCCATGGAGTTTTCGCGAACAGCATTTTCGGCTCCGGTAATTAGTCCAACCAAAACACCTGATACCGCTATCAGGTTTAGAAAAGTCAGCATCATGACAAAAATAATTAGAGCTGTAGTCCAAAAGCTAGCTCGTTGAATCTGTCTAAAGCCAAGCAGTAGTCCGATTCTAAAAGTACGCATAAGTCATTACGGAGCAATTACCACATCGTTTTCGTTTAAGCCTTCAATTACGGCGTAGCCATCATTGCCGATAAAATCGACTGTTATCGGGATAGTAATTGCCGTGTTGTTTTGGGGGACTAGGACGGTGTAATTACCATCTTCTTCAGTTAAAAATCGTTTTGGTAAACGCAGGACATTTTTACGCTCTTCAACTATTATATTTATGTCAGCATTGAGGCCGCCGCGGAGCCAATTAACTGGTTCATCAAGAATCATGGTGGTCTCAAAATAGGAGACACCGGCAATTGTCTCTGCCAGCGGAGAGACAAAAGTTATGGTGGCGGTCAAGACTTCATCACTGTGAGCATCAAATACTAACTCAGCCTTTTGTCCTAAGGTGACCTTGGTTATATCGATTTCTGGAATTAGAGCATTGATTTCAAAAAAGTCATCAGCCACCATGGTAACAACCGGTTCAAGTCCGACCGTTTCGCCTAGAGCTGGTTTAATATCAGTAACCGTGCCAGCAAAGGGTGCGTAGAGTATATGGTCTTTAATTTGGGCACCGATACGAGCTAACTCAGCTTGTGATTGGGTAACTTTAGCTTCGTTTCTTTCTACGGCTTCGGTGCGAGGGTTGGCAGTAGTTAGAGTTTCGTTTTGTTTGGCTAATTCCAAATCTTGTCTTAAGGCATCTATGGTGTTGTTTTTGGTGGTAACTGCTAGATTATAGGCGTTTAAGTTGGTTACGTAAGAGCTACTTTCGGTATTTGGTATTTTTATTGTCCATTCAGAGTTACCGTATTTTGAGTTAGGATCAAATTGTATATACAAACCGCAGTTACCAAGTGGGGCAGCGCTGTTGGTGTAGGCAACGTGAGTTCCGCTTTCGAGGCCACTTAATACATAAGAGTATCCTGACTCTGCGTCAGAACGATAGGTTTTTAAAGTGTATTCTCCTTTCTCACAAGTATAGGTGCCAGTAATGGTGGGTGCGGTACTGTCTTCGTCGGAGTCGGTTGGTTGGGCTGTTAGGTTGCTTGATAGGAGAGTGCGGTAGGCATTGGTTACTTTTATTTCTTGCTCACGGAGGGCTTGCTCTAGCGCTTCTTCCGCTATCTTTACTTTTGTTTTAGCGATATCACGTTCTTCTGGACGAGCTCCGGACAGGGTTTCTTCTTGGTTGGCTTTAGCAATTGTTAGGTCTCCTACAGCTCTTTGATATTCAGCTTGTAAATCCTGGTGTTTTAGTGATATTAGCAAATCATCCTTTTTAACAGTTTGTCCCTTAGAAACATTGATTGATTCAACTATTCCGGAAATTGGGAAAGCCAGTCTGGCGGTTTTGGTAGCATCAACGGTACCGGAAACAGATATAATCTGACTAACTGTACCAACATCGACATTGGCTGTGATCCATTCAGGTGTACTGTTTTTGTGTTTGACAAAGTAAGAAACTGACAAGATTATCACAATTAAAATAATGACAATGTAGCGGGTTTTCTTATTAAAAAAAGTTTTCATGTATCCGTACAGTATAGTACAAATGCTAGAGGTTTTAAATCTTTCTTGTGGTTTCAAAACATAAAAATAGAAGGCGACACCTCAAAATATCTAGAGGTGTCGCAATTATGAGTGACTATAGGGCGGTATGTATGATGATGGCGATACCAGCGTATGAACAAAGATCTCCAGTGAAACGTAGGTATTTACCACCAAAAAACAAAGTTAAGCCTATTGCAAAAAGAACAACAACAATAATAAGCGTATCCATGTCTTATTCCCTCGTGTGTTAGTGTCAAAGATAGAGTATACATATAAGTTATGTATTTCAAACACGATTTAGTGTTGTAGTAATACACAAAAGATGGTGGCTTTGGTAAAAAAATCTACACTCCCACTGCTATAATAATAAAATAACCCACATTATCTATGCCCACCCTCCACCACCTCCTCCAAACCACCCTCACCTTCCTCTTCACCCTCACCCTCTCTTTTGTCAGTGTATACATCCCTCAACCATACCACCAAGTCAACCACGCCGAAGCCGGAGTCGCCACCTTCAGTGGTCAGTTGATGGGTCTGGCCGAACAAGCCGTCAGTGCCGCCGCCAACGTGATGTCAGCGGCTATTGAGTCGGTCATCAGATTCAAGGAACTAGTCTGGGACCCCTTAGCCTGGAGTGTGGCCAAGGGCATGATCGCTGTCATGACTGCCAGTGTGGTCAGGTGGATCAACTCCGGTTTCCAAGGTTCCCCCGCCTTTGTCCAAGACCTGGAATACTACCTCTCCCGGGTTGGAGACCGAGTCTTTGGTGAATTCGTCAACGAACTCGGTATCGCCCCCTTTGTCTGCCGCCCCTTTAGACTTGACCTCCAAATCGCCCTCAACATCGGCTACCAAAGACACTACCGCGCCGGTTACCCAATTGGCGCCACCTACTGCAGCCTCGAAGGTGCTCTTGCCAACATCGACAACTTTGTTAACGGTAGCTTCAATGACGGTGGTTGGGACACTTGGTACACTGTCACCACCAGACCCAACACCTATACCCCCTATGGTAACTTCCTCTCCGTCAGTGGTGAAGCGGCTCTCAGAATCAACAACCAACAAGTTAACGCCACCCGTTTCCTAAACTTCGGTGACGGTTTCATGTCCAAAGCCATCTGTTCCCAAATCCCCCTCATCACCGGCGGAGCGATCACCAGAGAACGTTGTGCTGTCTCCACTCCGGGACAAGTCATCAACCAAACTCTTAACCACCACCTTGGGGCCGGTCTCGACAGTCTCATTGCCGCTGATGAGATCGGTGAGATCATTGGAGCTCTGGTGGGCCAACTGGCACAAAAGTCCCTGGAAGGCGCGGCCGGACTCCTTGGTCTCTCCGGTGGCACCGGCTACACCGACCCTAGCTACGGTACCTCCTACCTGGATGCTGCTATTACCCAGCAAGCCGCTAGCTCCTCTGAAGCGGTGGCCCAAGCTGACCAACTCTCCAACAACACCTACAACCAAGCCGCCAACCAAGCCGAACAACAAGGACAACAAAGAGCTGATAATGCACAGGCGGGAGCGGATAGTACGACGAATACTGGTATTGATACTACTAATATAGACCAAGCTCTCCAGAATTTGATTGATATTCTTGGTGGGGGTGGGGGAACGGTTGCACCGACAGATCCGGTCATAACAGATCCTGTTCCGGTTGATCCGACTCCAGTTGATGATACCGGTCAATCTGGTTTGGCTTTCCCTGGAGCGGTAGGTTACGGTGCGCATGCTAAAGGTGGACGAAGTGGAGCAGTGATCTACGTAACAAATCTAAACGACTCAGGTCCTGGTAGTCTTAGAGCTGCTCTTACCGCCTTTGGTCCACGAACGGTTATTTTCAGGGTTGGTGGAACTATTGGACTTGAATCACCGATTGTAATCAAAAATCCATTTTTGACCATTGCTGGTCAAACTGCGCCTGGAGATGGAGTTCTTGTAAAATACAGTGGAGCAGGTGGTGGTTATACTACTCCACTTATAACAATTAATACACACGATGTGGTCATGCGTTATCTACGTTTACGTCGTGGACCAGGATTTATGACAGAATGTTGTGGCGATAACCTATCTTTAAGTAATGCTTCTAATGTCATTGTTGACCATGTTTCCATGAGTTGGTCGACCGATGAAAACACAGAAGCTTGGCCAGCTAATAATGTTACGGTTCAGTGGAGTATTATAACTGAAGGATTGATGCATGCTACACATTCACCTCTACCAAGTAGTGGTGGTCAAATACCAGACCACTCTTATGGAGCTATTTGGGGTCTTACAAGTAAAAATATAACAACCTACAGTAACTTGTTTGTTAATAATCTCGGTCGGAATGCGCTAATGGCTCCGAGAGACGGTGGAGATTTTCAATTTATTAATAACGTCATTCATAATGTGTGTTATGCCGCAGGATTTGACCAGTTGGGTTCAAAGTTGACCAGATTGGATGCGATTGGTAACACGATTCAGCTCGGTCCGAATTCTTGTCGCGCCGGTCGTCAGAACATAATGCTAATACGTACTCAGAAACCAGCTGATGGACTTTATGCTGATGGACCAAGAAGTGTTTACGTTAAGGACAATATTACTCCTAATAGAGCTGACGGCCAAGACGAATGGCTAGCAACCACGGATGGCTTTATAGGTCCTATCCCTGGACCTCTTTCAGAGCGTTCTCTTACTCCGCATAGCGGTATGCCTTCAGTGCCGGCTTTATCATCTTCTCAAGCAAGAGCAGCTGTTTTAGCCGGAGCTGGGGCTACTCTGCCTAGGAGAGACTCGGTTGATCAGAGGGCAGTAAATTATGCTCAAAATGGGGGTGGTAGATTAATTGATGATCCATCTGAGGTTGGTGGCTGGCCGGTCTTGAGAGGCGGTACACCTTATCCGGATGCAGATAAAGATGGTATGGATGATACTTGGGAAATTCAAAACGGCTTCGACCCAAATGATGGAACTGACGGAAACGGTGACCGAGATGGAGACGGGTACACAAACTTAGAAGAATTCCTTAACAGAACGACTCCATAAAGCTTTTGCTTTCTAAAATAAAACACTGGCTAGTAGCCAGTGTTTTATTTTGCCTGTGTCCGCCAACTTGGACTCGAACCAAGGACCACAGAGGTATATCGATTGAAAATTTCCTGTGTCCGCCAACTTGGACTCGAACCAAGGACCACAGAGGTATATCGATTGAAAATTTCCTGTGTCCGCCAACTTGGACTCGAACCAAGGACCACAGAGGTATAAGCTCTGCGCTCTACCAACTGAGCTATTGGCGGACACATTAAATTTTCAACGATACAATTCTTTGTCTCGAAAAACAAATGCTATCGCGCTTGTTTTCTCGACTCGAATTGTAAGCCTTCTGCTTGCTCTACACAACTCCGCTATTTGGCGGAAGAGTAGAACAGGTGAACTATACCGCGATTTTACAACTAACTCAACCGTGGATTTGGGCTATGTATAAAATAATCCACCCATTGCTTTTTTAGACAAAATGTATTTTACTAGAATTAGTCTGAACAAATAAAAGGAGGGACGAAAGACAATCAAAATAATGTTACTTAGTAAATACGTGTTGTTTTTCTTTAACCTTAATTCGATAAATAAAAGGGGGTGATTTAATTATGAGGCGCTTTTTTTCAATTCATAATGTAGTCGGGGTGGGGGGTGATACGACCTAGCTCCAGGTCACCTTGTTAATGGGAGTTGTTTTGAGTAACTAACAAAAGGCAGGACACCAACTCCTAGAAACTTGTACTGGCAGCCGTTTGATGATTTCAAGCGGCTGCATTTCGTATTTACTCCAAGTGCAAAGATTTCTCTAACGAACTAACTCGTTTGGCGATAAGCCGATGTTTTTCTAGAGCCTTGTCAGATTCAACTAATTTTCTAGCTTCGTTGCGAGCAGCTTCGACCAACCTCAGGTTTTTAATCGCTTCCATGCCAAGGTCGGATAGACCGGACTGTTTTTGACCGTAAAGTTCACCGGAGCCGCGGAATTGTAGATCGTATTCAGATAATTCAAAACCATTTTTGGCGGTAGTGAGGGCCTTGAGGCGGTCTTTGGTTTTTTGGCTTTTGCTTTCGGTGACTGCAAAACAGTAGGCTTGATGATTACCACGAATCACTCGACCACGTAATTGGTGAAGTTGAGCAAGACCAAAACGCTCAGCTCCTTCAATGATAATATTGGTGGCATTTGGTACGTTTACTCCAACTTCTACTACTGAAGTGGACACAAGTATGTCAATTTTGTGATCAGAAAAATCTTTCATAATTTTGTCTTTTTCTGTAGTTGTCATCTTGCTGTGCATGATAGCAATGCGATAGCCTTTGAATTCTTCTTTGCGCAGACGTTCGGCTTCGGTGGTGACGTTTTTTAGTTGTAAAGCATTTTCTTTATCCGGATCTGGCTCATCAATACGGGGACAGATGACATAAGCTTGACGACCGGTCTTTAGTTCTTCTTGTACATGTTCGTACATAGCTTTACTCTGTCCTGGACCGATGACTTTTGTAATGACTGGTTTTCGTCCACTCGGCATTTGATCGAGAAGAGTGATATCTAAGTCACCGTAGATAGTAAGGGCAAGAGTGCGAGGAATTGGTGTGGCGGTCATGGACAAAAGGTGTGGTAGGTAACCGTCTTTTTTGGCGAGCATTTTACGCTGGTTGGTACCAAAGCGATGTTGCTCGTCGATGATGACGTAAGCTAAATGCTTAAATTCGACACTTTTGTAGATAAGGGAATGAGTACCGATCAGGATCGGAATCTCGCCATTTTTAACCCACTTAAGAAGTTGAGCTTTAGAAATATTGGTGGGCTGGTCGGGATTTGTTTTTGATGGAAACTTTTGGCAGCCACTACTGGTTAAGAGCCCAATCTGAATCGGGAGATGCTTAAAATATTCAATAAAGCTTAAAAAATGCTGTTTAGCTAAGATTTCGGTCGGGGCCATATAGGCGACTTGGAGATTGCCGTACTCGAGCTTTTTACCCAAACCTTCCGGCGGGCGGGAGGTGACGACGGCGTAAGCGGTCGTGGCCGCGACTGCCGTCTTGCCACTACCGACATCACCTTCTAAAAGACGTGACATGGCGTGAGAACCACTAAAATCTTGGGTAATGGTTTCGATTGCTTTGCTTTGCGCTTTGGTTAATTTAAAAGGGAAGC
Above is a genomic segment from Candidatus Nomurabacteria bacterium containing:
- a CDS encoding HlyD family efflux transporter periplasmic adaptor subunit; translated protein: MKTFFNKKTRYIVIILIVIILSVSYFVKHKNSTPEWITANVDVGTVSQIISVSGTVDATKTARLAFPISGIVESINVSKGQTVKKDDLLISLKHQDLQAEYQRAVGDLTIAKANQEETLSGARPEERDIAKTKVKIAEEALEQALREQEIKVTNAYRTLLSSNLTAQPTDSDEDSTAPTITGTYTCEKGEYTLKTYRSDAESGYSYVLSGLESGTHVAYTNSAAPLGNCGLYIQFDPNSKYGNSEWTIKIPNTESSSYVTNLNAYNLAVTTKNNTIDALRQDLELAKQNETLTTANPRTEAVERNEAKVTQSQAELARIGAQIKDHILYAPFAGTVTDIKPALGETVGLEPVVTMVADDFFEINALIPEIDITKVTLGQKAELVFDAHSDEVLTATITFVSPLAETIAGVSYFETTMILDEPVNWLRGGLNADINIIVEERKNVLRLPKRFLTEEDGNYTVLVPQNNTAITIPITVDFIGNDGYAVIEGLNENDVVIAP
- a CDS encoding ABC transporter ATP-binding protein, which codes for MKLIKAKNIHRTFTTGDVSTHVLKGVDFTVSEGEFIAIMGKSGAGKSTLMYQLSVLDHPTEGTIIIDNVDVSQLPESDQTEFRLNTLGYIFQDYALAPDLSAIENVMLPLLMKGNDWDESRDRASDMLSAVDLEGKDENLPSQLSGGEQQRVAIARAIVGNPKIIFADEPTANLDSVSGAAIIDLLGLLNKQGQTIVMVTHEEEYTKHCNRIVRMEDGLIVKEDIL
- a CDS encoding right-handed parallel beta-helix repeat-containing protein, whose translation is MKIIGGFFLRVFGALIFTGLIFILYGWQQVALAASLSDLGPQTVESTPLSQGTLFVAPDGSGTNCTEVSPCSIWTANGKVVPGDVVFLRGGTYALDKKVNMYHTATAANPIVFESYPGEWAVFDGGQNEKGLKVFLQLTGKHIQLRKFEVKNMPVQGIWIGGTDNLLDGIHVHHNALSGIQVYSPYDQYPYDAYGSRNVIRNCTSHDNSDAGLTSSGFGDGNNADGVAISSGEGNRVEHCLVYHNSDDGIDAWRSTNTYFGYNIVHSNGYASGNGNGIKAGSSQGQSFGTIVEHNLSYSNAGYGGIIHNGGVDQTYINNTTWNNATYGLVLSKEVTALNNVTTDPLGPSNPKYADNNSWQRTGTVEFISTNPSSSSFLKPIAGGGFEDIGAYAGVSSGGTTVSLSDLVVESLSYDESTGKFTAVVKNQGAAATPSNKSIGVAFLVDDIEKVQGQTSGPLAVGASVSIVSGSVYTVSEGSHTLTAKVDSNGNISESNESNNNFSQDITIAGSSSNISVGTIDGIGPQPITPTPLSQGTIFVAPNGTGAACTDANPCDIWTAIDKAVAGDVVFLKGGTYQVTKNIYLNNIGTASNPVIYESYPGQKAVFDGASLLRGSWTQLLITGKYIHLRNIEVKGMPRSGIEINGTDNIVDGIHSHHNTLSGISIYSSPNGDDKPNAGSRNIMRNCIAHDNSDAGLTGSGYNDGNNADGLKVHSGFDNRVENCLVYNNSDDGIDTWVSVGTYVGYSIFYSNGLAAGDGNGIKAGGIKAGTTVQGRNAYIDHNISYSNRSRGLDTNQGKNVTFINNTTWNNAARGTFAGDTTMKNNISTDTKIWSVDAGIQVNNSWQRTGTVEFISTNPSSSSFLKPTAGGGFEDIGAYASMVSSNSSSNGSNTQGTSLINNTTSNTTNSLSSGGGSGSSNTANSSNDNLSNTSTGDSVAPTESPITTNSLNNSVMASTQPILTTKMGIGSRGSEVKLLQQLLNRDPVTQVAAYGDGSKGNETDFYGTLTAEAVGKFQIKYGVLQSRNEEGYGNVGPLTLAKLNAVFSTPSPSAELVGQALLMQQINDLLNQVRYLQSLLAQKMNGNIGTVFTRNLAYGSEGEDVRRLQIKLNTDLETQVSLTGDGAPGLETTFFGKGTEAAVKRFQEKYNIINYGTPETTGYGAFGPATRVMMESLY
- a CDS encoding ABC transporter permease, which produces MRTFRIGLLLGFRQIQRASFWTTALIIFVMMLTFLNLIAVSGVLVGLITGAENAVRENSMGDLIVSAKSDEDHIVNTQAIVRELDTYPEVTTRSVRYLGVGELEANYKERRDLKGDADVTNVKVSGVDPITENQTSDLSEFVVEGEYLSPNEEGMILIGAYYLSQYAELYGDIFETIEDVHPGDSVRLTAGDISKEFTVKGILQSKVDDVNLNTYISEREFRRLFGRIDQNADLIAVKIADPTKNSNVKEALVRSGLDEYAKIQTFEEGTPKFIADIKKTFNLLGNFIGSIGLVVASITIFIIIFINALSRRRNIGILKGIGISERAIEIAYVLQAAFYALIGSALGALLTYGVLIPYFEINPIQFPFSEGILVADPVLTFYKFVTLFFTTLIAGFLPAWLITRQNTLNSILGRK